TGAATTAAGAATAAATAAGATACTCCCCGTTAGGAACTTGAAAACTATAAAAAGAGAAGTTCAAAGAGATACATAAGCATCCATCCATACCAGATGAGCCCCATATCCATTCCCATAAGCAGAAGGAAACCCTCCATCAGGACTGTTGAGTTTTTTCCCGAATGCTCCACCTTAAGTCACCATACATCCACAAAATAAGTGAGGGACAACAACAacccaaaaattataaaatagacATTATGCTCTCTGTTGTTTACAACATAACATGAACAACATGGAAAGATGTTTTTGTCACATAACTCCAGGCAGCGAATTATGCAGGAACACTAAGTCTGTGTAAATAATGCCTATAAAAAGAGGCATGAGACAATCAGGTGCTTGTACAGATCTACATTTGGTGTAGTTAAAGAAGAGGTTCATTCGACATCCAATTATTTGGCAGCAAATGTCTAAAGTCAAAGTTAACAAACGAGGACAATCTATAACTATCATTTTGTGTGGGGCTACAGCCTTGTGCCAGTGACTCAATTAAGGGTGGGAAATCCTTGGGATCAGTGGGATTCTGATCCAGGACTGCTGGTGGGAAGCCAAAGGTCACATTCTTCCTCcctaatttttgttttcattctCTAAAGTGATCTATCCTATATCAGTGTTGGTGTTTGTTGGAGATGATCCAACCCGAAATTGGATGGGTTCAACATCAGTTTCTACTGCTGTTTTATCTGTTCTTACTGTGGGTTAAACACAGCCAAGGATCATCACCGAACAGTGCTGGCAGTAGCTCTGTTTTGGTTCCCTTTTGGCTGAAATCGATTCATCTTGTTGTGGGAAATCTGACCATCGGATACTCTCCATATTTCAGTACTAGTGTCCCTAGACCTGGGTTTTAAGAGGATCAGAACCTCTGATCTGGAGATATAATAAATCTTCCAAATCTGTCCTATGTCAATTTCCAGATTTGATTATTTGATTGTTGACTTCAATCCGTCCATTGATTACAAATATCTTTTAGGGATTTATTCTACTACCGTCCATTGGATTACAAATATCTTTTAGGGATTTATTCTACTATTGGGTTACTGTATTCAACCATAATTTGGTCCCCACCTAAGTTGTAGATTCACCGATATCTGAGTTCCAAGGTTGACTTTGATCTTGCTGTTGACATAAATTATGTTTAAGGGTTTGCTTGAGGTCCTGTTAAAAGGGGTGTGTGAtctgaacctagggttcataCTTCATCCTATCTAGCCCCCTGCAACTCCCACACCCCCCAGTAACACTCTCATCACCACATCTCTCTCGATTGAAAGCAACCATGCCTTGGCCCTTCGGGTTTTTTAAGTGATAATGACTGGATGGAATCAGATTTCCATTGAAATATTAATCGAATTTTTCAAGATTAACTGACCGTGTTCCATTTCAAGAATTACTTTCAGTGCCAGGGTTTTGAAACTTCAATTATAAGAGCTTCTTTGTTCTCTCACCTTTTAAGCTAGCAGCATTGGGTGAGAAATTAAAGGTGGGTGGTGCTCAAATGAGTAGACAGTTAGCTGGAAAATGAAGGAAATCTTGCAAGCCCAGACACTTGAATTGAAGATGGTTGATAAAGCAACATCAGATAGCTTGGAAGAACCAAATTAGGGTATTAGGGTCTGAATTAACAGATATGTGTCATGCTCAATAGCGAGGAGTTTAGCGGTCAGGAAGTCGAGGGCCATAAAGAAAATTGCCAGCAAGAACATGGTGAGCCAAAGGTTACCAAACGCATTTCTTTCCTGCAGATGTACTCCTcgagaacaaaaacaaaagaagaaactgGCTCAGAAATTCTCTTGTGGAACAGAAACATTGTCAAACAGAACCCTAATTTCCTCCAGAAAACAGATCAAGAACAAGGCTTCAAAAATCAGCACCAGAGAAACGATCAGACTGATACTGGTCGAGGATTGTCTATTTGGAGTGATCCAGATCAATTTGATGATTTCTTCTTGATGCCAGTGCAGACTAGGCAATCGGAACAAGCTATTCTAAACGTATGGTAAGTAAGGACATACCGGCAGCCCATGGTCTACCATCAACACTTGCAAGGTCTGCATGTAGCTTTTCAATTTCACGTGCCATGGAGACTAAATTCTTCTCCATTGACTGCCTGTGTTCCATGAACTCAATATTTGCCTTCTTTTCATACTCGACAGCAGTTCTGCAAAATAAATCCTTCTATGACAAAATGTTCCATAACAAAAGCAGGctttgaaagagaaatattgaAAGCTACTATGAAATTTGAGTACAAACCTAGCACGCATAAGCTCCTGGTGCAGCATATCAATCTCTTGCCTCAAACTGGGAATCTGTTGATTATCAGCTTGTAACCTCACCAAGTCTTTTGTGATGTTCTGAACTTGTACATCCAGATCCTTCTTTGAGGTATCCAGCTTCTGAACTTGCATACGCAATTGTAGAACCTCATTTTTCAAAGGCTCAGCCGCTCGTAGATCAGCTTCCAGTTTCAATCCCTTCTCAATAAGCTCTCTAGAATGCGCTTCTCTCTCCGCATGAATATCTGCAATGGTGATATTCATGCGATGCAGTTCTTCCTTCGCAAGACCTAGCTCCTGCTGCAGGGCGATACGATCCTCAGCTAGTCTTCGATTTTCAACCAAAAGCCTACGCATTTCGATATGCTGCATTTCAAGTTCTTTCTCCAGCAGAGCAGGATGAGGTGGTGGAGGCAAAGGGGCCCGAATAAATGAGCGTTCAGGTGGGAATTCACGCCGCCCATCATCCAAAGGATGTCGAGGCATACGATTTCTCCCTGCCATTATGACTGATCCTACAATACAAAGTGCAGAATCATGGCCTATAATAAGCATAGAAAACTCAAGGAGATGCATGAAACTTTTTATCATGAACAGGATGCATGCAAAATGACAAAtgataagaggagaagaaaccAACATAGGGCATGATATAACAAAAAGCAAGAGCCTTTTGTCAAATTAAGATAATCTCTTAATGATTCTCCAAGTAATGCCACAATTATTTGCTAACCTGTGTTCTTCAATCACAACTTTCTGAACTCTCCTTTAACCTGCGGCTGATAGTTATAGTTACTATATGCCATGTTTGTTGTTGGTTACTATTTTCTTTAAGGGAGAGGATTTCCTACACGCACAGTGTGCAGTTTCATGCCTTGGAGGAGGGGTATTAtgggaaaacaataaaaataggaaAGGTATATGAGACATTTTACAGGGAGTGGTGCTACAGTAATCTAAGTCTTATGAGGGGTGCTAGcatgcaattttgaaattaagctGGCGTTGCGCAAATCTTTAAACGTTTCTTTAATTGCTGATTTGGTTTCCTATTTCAATTTCTGTTTTAGCAGTTGCTAATTATGTCCAGAACTTCTTTCTAACTCTGGTTTTGGTTCCACTTTCCATTTCTGTTTCCGTTTCTAATCTCAACTCAGgctatctttggtatagtttttatttttgctttttcCCAATTTAACATAAATCATTAACGAAAACcattttttgatcaaaacataaaaatggttTGGTAACCAATAGACATAAAATGGTTTTTTTGAAGCAATGGGTTTGGTATCCCTATGTACAAAATcgttttttgaaaaaaggggTTAAGAGAtgttcccttcacccacctttATAACTCTCTCACCTTCCCAAGTCCTTTGAGTTAAATTGCAAAGCATAAAAATTGTATTCTTCCATGAATGGTTCAGAGAAGGATTTGTACAGTGAAACATTGATAATGGAGTGAACAGAGACCCAAGATGAGGGATTTATGGGAATGGAGTTCTGCGGTTGTGGTGttcatctctccccctccctctaatttattatttttgttttctccattgTAAAATCACTCAACCGGTTTGTATCGCtttttttatattcaattttcccacttcctcttcttcttctttgaccaCCGCCCCATCCATGGCTTccaaaatcccaatcccaagtCATTCTCTTTAAGGCTGGACAAATTAGGAAGGGCCCGGATGAGAATCTTCAGAACTCATAAACAAAATGTTAGATTTCTTCACGCTGTAATACTGTTTACCCCATCTTGAATAGAATTTCTCTCCAGCTTTGAAGGGCCCGGACTCAGAGTAATATATCTGGTCTCCGTTTTCTCTGCAACCCAGGAACGAAGGAGGAGAAGTGAAAGgggacaggaagaagaagatgggagattggggggggggttgcaggGGTTGAGGCAGGAGAGGAAGATAGGAGATTTATGGGGAAGGGAGAATGAATGGGGGCGGGGTTGTAGGGGAAGGGGTGGGGAGCCGATGAGCAGGG
The sequence above is a segment of the Telopea speciosissima isolate NSW1024214 ecotype Mountain lineage chromosome 7, Tspe_v1, whole genome shotgun sequence genome. Coding sequences within it:
- the LOC122669678 gene encoding protein FLX-like 3 isoform X2; the encoded protein is MAGRNRMPRHPLDDGRREFPPERSFIRAPLPPPPHPALLEKELEMQHIEMRRLLVENRRLAEDRIALQQELGLAKEELHRMNITIADIHAEREAHSRELIEKGLKLEADLRAAEPLKNEVLQLRMQVQKLDTSKKDLDVQVQNITKDLVRLQADNQQIPSLRQEIDMLHQELMRARTAVEYEKKANIEFMEHRQSMEKNLVSMAREIEKLHADLASVDGRPWAAGGAFGKKLNSPDGGFPSAYGNGYGAHLGVADKGPFYGAGSGSWGLENPRPARR
- the LOC122669678 gene encoding protein FLX-like 3 isoform X3; amino-acid sequence: MKGSVIMAGRNRMPRHPLDDGRREFPPERSFIRAPLPPPPHPALLEKELEMQHIEMRRLLVENRRLAEDRIALQQELGLAKEELHRMNITIADIHAEREAHSRELIEKGLKLEADLRAAEPLKNEVLQLRMQVQKLDTSKKDLDVQVQNITKDLVRLQADNQQIPSLRQEIDMLHQELMRARTAVEYEKKANIEFMEHRQSMEKNLVSMAREIEKLHADLASVDGRPWAAGGRLLLPHSLPFSMMRIA
- the LOC122669678 gene encoding protein FLX-like 3 isoform X1, with amino-acid sequence MKGSVIMAGRNRMPRHPLDDGRREFPPERSFIRAPLPPPPHPALLEKELEMQHIEMRRLLVENRRLAEDRIALQQELGLAKEELHRMNITIADIHAEREAHSRELIEKGLKLEADLRAAEPLKNEVLQLRMQVQKLDTSKKDLDVQVQNITKDLVRLQADNQQIPSLRQEIDMLHQELMRARTAVEYEKKANIEFMEHRQSMEKNLVSMAREIEKLHADLASVDGRPWAAGGAFGKKLNSPDGGFPSAYGNGYGAHLGVADKGPFYGAGSGSWGLENPRPARR